From the genome of Prunus persica cultivar Lovell chromosome G8, Prunus_persica_NCBIv2, whole genome shotgun sequence:
CCAATACCACataataattatttctttttatggaACCTtcaaattaattctaataaaacaaattggttGCTCTTGTTGACATTTTTGCCTTCGTATATGCACGCATCTAGGTTTTGGAGGCAGGTaagtattttaatatatttgattttgaggtCTTAGTTTTATTTAGGACGCCAAAGAATTTCAGTAGCCAAACTGTCTAAGTTCACATCTAAATTCGAagtcttctcttttttttaacgAGATTTGTTTTCCGTGCTAATGCATGTGCTACTTCTCTCAACATTACTTTTCCCGTCGTCCTTTTCACGCTATATTGATTTCATTTGCAAAGTCTTTTTATCTAATTTCGTCTTGAGAAATGCTAGCAAATTTCTCTCTAACCTTTTTCTTTggatcttttctcttttttgcttgacatgtgtcattctccttacacttaaaacaatgttattaatatattatacaagttaacttttgttttccaactttacccttattaaatttattcagaaaaatttcacaactttcttaccattttttttttaacatcaattatttttttcaagaaaatgtctaattttttcaaaaaagaggaaatgcccttttttttaaaacacaaaggaCATTTTTTTCCCCCTATATAAACCCTTTgtgttaaaatttttataaaaaatccaagACATTTCCTCTTTAaagcatatattttctttaaaaaaataatttatgttagaaaaaaaataataagatggtaagaaagttgtgaaatttttttggataaattgaatacatttaataagggtaaacttggaaagcaaaagttagcttgtataatatattaatgacattgttttaagtgtaaggagaatgacacatgtcaagcaaaaaagagagaaggtcTAAAGGAGAAGGTTGCTAGTATTCCTCTTTAGTCTTACGAAATTGATTAAATAAGAATCTAGTCCTCTCATTAGTCAGTTTGATTGCATTATCCCTTATCAAATGTTTGAAagttaatattttgtttttaaatagcAAAGTTGTCAAATAGTACTATTAAGTCTCGTTTGATACGGATGATTAGACTGAACTAGCCTAGGTTAACTAAATAACTACATTTTATGTGCAATTTTCGGTGGGATTAAAAAGGACAACCTCTCATGAATAGTCCATTCTAATcctacaaattaaaattagaagataatattcatattcttttttacttGCAAATGAAACTTAATCATTTAACTAATTCAGTCTAATCCTCCATATCTTTTTACTTGCAAATGAAACTTAATCATTTAACTAATCCAGTCTAATCTTCCATATCAAACGTGATGATTGATCTTTTTCCGTTGAAGGCACTCAAAATCATTTATGATTATTTAATTGAAAAGTAAATACGTACAAAGTTTTTCTCTACCAAGTGATGTGCATCATGCATGACGCTAGAATTTTTCCTCTCTCATGTGAATGAAACCGTCCCCATCAGTTGCGAAATTTGAATTGAACACGTAGGGCCTGATGCTATCAACTTGCAAGAAACGTCTCTGATCGTTGAAAGAATATTATAGCAAATGACTAAAATGCCAACCTGTGGAATATTCACgtccaaaaaatatttttatttttatttataattaaaaaaaaccagtgCAATTTGAAATATGATAAATCACTTGACACATGAGCTTTGAAAATGGAACCCAGCAGtgcattataaaatttaagttATGACAACACCACGTGACATCCTATAaatccaattaattaattataaccTTAAATTCTAAAACTTAAATCTAACGTAtgctatattatatttaatttattacaaATTGAATAAATTTATAACATCACCGTCACAATAAGTTGGTGAGATAAGTCAGTCAGTCGCTGTAGTCGTTGCAATATTGAATGGGACACAAGAAGAAGACTGCTAGCAAATAAACTTAGTCCATAACAGTAGTGATGAAAGGATAGGGTATGATGTGAAATGTCGTCCTTGTGGGGATTCTCCTTCCTATCTTTTTCAAAGTGACCGAAAAGCATTCAATTATGAACAAAGACTTGGTGTTCCACACAAGATCCCAAGTGACCAGAGGACATTTTTGAAAAGCACTTCCCAGATCATCCACTACCTCAGTCTTGATAAAAGTTCATATggatataaaaagaaaaagtggtgCAAATGTTCTAAAGGAAAATACTTGCGGtttgataattattttaatttttgtgcgagattatagaggaaaatgagagtggGAATGAGAGTGAGGAAgatattgagagagaggatgagaagaGAGGAAGGGAGAGatacaaaagtgaaaacaatttcaaatagatttcaggtttttgttttcgttACTCATCCCTCTCATCCTCCTCTCTCATCTTCTCTCTCAATCGCACATCTCATATTCACTCTCGTTCTCACTTTCACTCTCCCTCTTTTGGTTAacttaatttttgtgtattagGAGATTAGAACAATATTTGGGTTCGAATAATAGGATATCAAACCCAATATCACAAAGTGGGCCCTTTGATGGCTTGGGTTGGGAAAGGGAGGCTTTTTTCCGATGGTTGAGATGAGATCTAATAAGCTGGGCGGTTGGCGTCGAAGATGATTTAAGATTATTCTTCAAGTTCAGAGAACTTTGCAAGTTATTGAATATAATTGTTTATACAACTTAGAAGGCCACAGTCATACATTTATgatttatatatgtacttAGATAAGTACACACGcacatatatttgaattttcctttttatattattttatattaggtaTAGTGCAAAATAATACCTACTAGTGTAACGATTTGGAGCAAATGTTTTTCCTAGAAAAAGTCACGAGTTTAAGCTCTAGTATCCATGTAGTGTGTGTggtgtgtgtgaatttagtaTGTTATCGTCCCTCTTCATAGGAAAtgtccacacacaaaaaaaaaagcaggtaattttttttttctgtggaaaaaataggtacattattcaGAACAAATAGGTGCGTTGTATTCTAAGAGAAAAACAGGTACATTATTCATATAGGTTTATTGTACCTATAGGTTTAGTATTTTACCCAAAAGGCTTGgcaatttttatattataatcaTTTACCTAATAGGCTTGGCAAATTTACAGGTTTAGAAATCAGATAACTAATTTGTTGGAATCAAGAGATCCCAAATATAAGTGCAAAGGATAAAGATATGCTTATATAAATTAGGTAATTTATGCTTATAATTtatacataaagaaaaaatcctTATAATAACCAAATGATAAAATCATTGAATCCGATATGGAAAAGCCAGAGAAAGTCCTACACATGTATGAAATGTAAATGTAGATACCCAGATGAAGGAAATTTGGATAGATTGAAGAAGGATTTGGATCTGCATGAAGCACAAGAAGATAAAGACTTTTAAgagggaggaggagaagaagtcTTATAAGGATTGAAACAAGCTCCTAGAGCTTGGAATGCAAAATTTACTAGTTGTTTGTCtgtcattggatttcattcttCCCATTCCGATCGTAGTTTGTTTGTGAAACATGTCGACTCAGAAATTTTAATTCTCTTGTTGTATGTTGATGATTTAAGCTCTGTTTTCGAAATGAAGGACATGGATAAACTTACATATTTTCTCGGCTTGCAAGTGTCTTATACTTCTGCTGGTTATATATTTGTAAATCAATCTAAATATGTAAAAGATTTGTTGCACAAAGCTGGTATGAGTTCTTGTTGACTTGTTCTACTCCTTGCAAACCTTACACTCAGGTTTTGAAAGATGTTGCTGAAGATGATCCCAACTTTAGAAGTATTGTAACCAAGAAGTGAGAAACCTCAAACTAATCTGGAAGTTTTTGCGATCCTCTGCGACAGAAGTAGTATTTAAAAAACATATTCCCTACTTGAAATGTGTCAGCAGTTCTACATGCTACACGGTTTCTTACGTGAATTTCGAAAATGTGAAAATATGCAAGGAATTTGGCCTCCCTTTGTTGTCCATGCGATGATGATACTGTGTGACATGAATTcgcttaattaatttaaatttaaattctgaCATTGAAACTTAACATGTGCTGTATTATAATTTGAATGAATTATTTGTAGCCCCATATGTCATGTACCACACAGTAAGTGAGTCACGACGTTGTTGTTGAGATATTGAATGATACAAATGCAGATATGTCGGTCATTGAATAGTTGTTGAAATATTGAATGGGACAAGAGGGAGGCTGTTGATGAAGAACCTGTCTGCTAGCTAATTaagataaatttttattttattttcacttcaTTGGATTCTTTGTAAGAGAATTGCTTGGGAACAACAATTAGATGCTATATCTCATGGAGAAAAACCCCAAGtaacatttaatttctataaataaatttaaaaaaactttaaaaaataatagttggtcttattaaatttaattttgattattaaattactttgatgctcTTGTGAgtgttttgggattttttattttgaggaTTTGGgattgggtttgttttaaaaaatcgatgacagttttgtaatttataagaattttgaagcttctttgttatattgtaaatgagcttttggtgtgcttctaaagtccatttcatatatggtTTTTTTAGAATGAATTTGATACTGAATCGAACATGGGCAGGGGGcagttataaattataatttcattgAACACTTTGCTTGCTTTCTTATAGATAAGGAGATCATTTATCCCTAACTATTACTTATAATCcaatacatatacataattAACATATTAAAAGCACATACCAAAAAAGTACTTACAACATATTGCGATACATGACAGTGCAAAGATCATTTTCTAAGTTTTTCCTTTAGTTAAACACTCTGTATTGACATGTGCAGTGCacaatttcattttaaatcacTACTACTAAACAGGTCTTAGATCGATGGAACATTTACCGTACGACTATTCTACTTTCCTAGTAGTAGATATAGAGTCTTTGAAAACAGACCTACCCTCAACTACTGTAGCTTCCCTTAGGCATAAAATGATTTTGCAGGACGAAAACATACAAGGGAtaaaacaaatgaagaaaagaaacatacataaaacaaatgaagaaaagataCCAATAGAAATTACAATAATGGAAAACCACCAACCTTCCTTAGAGGCTATGGTCGTATTATTAAGTACACCAAGATTTTCAGGCAAATTATTCTAATTCAAGAAGGAAGCAATCTTTTTCTTCATGGCCACAGCATTCTCACAACTGGGATTCCGCAAATGGAACACATGTTCCTCCCCCTTTGCTTCTATGACCTCCACAACCCCTTTCCATCCACTCTTCTTCAGTACCTCACTATAATGCCACCCCCTATCTTTGAAAACATCTTTCTCAGCAACACAAACCAGTACTTTCTCACAACCCAATTCCCCCAACTTCGGATCCTTTCCCGGGTTGAAAAGCGGGTCATCGGATCCGATACTCAAAGGGCAAGTGAAACGCCACAATGCAGCTATATACTCTCTTTTAGCTGCAGGGATAGTTAACTCTTCCCCAACTGGCTCTGTGCCCCAAAAGTAAGGATGTATCAATACAATCCCAATAAGCTTAACACCAACCAATCCCTCACACCCCAATTTCAAAGCCATGTTGTGTGCTATATTAGCTCCAGCACTGTCACCGCCGAAAAACACACCGCGTAAATCTGCAAATCTGTTTAGCCAATCTTCAGAGCCGTTTCCATCAAAATGGGAAGCAACCCATTTGAGAGCAGCCCATGAATCATCGTAAGCCGCTGGCAAAGGGTTTTCCGGGGCAAGCCTGTAGTCAACAGAGACGGCAACAACATTGGCCTCAGAGACTAAGGTGTTGAGGTAGTTGTGATATGTGGGAGAAGATGAGCTTTCAATGCAGAAGCCGCCTCCGTGAAAGTAAACGAGAAGAGGGAGTTTGGTTTGGGGTGAGCTTGTGGCGGCGGATTTTGGGATGTAAAGCCTTGCAGATATGGCTGGTTCTTGTGAGATCACAACGTCTTTTGATTGGACGCCATTCTCTGGATGTGTTGATGGAGGAACTGTAGATGTGCCTAGGAGTCTCTCAACTCGACCATCTTTGTAGACTTTAATGACGTTAAAGAAATCATGGGCTATTTCTTCGTTGCTCATGATTTGGAttggagaaggaagaaaagagaataaTAACAAACAAGTACGGAGGCCtttctctcagtctctctttTCTTGTGCCGACAGCAGATTGCAGAGTAACtgcaaaatttatatttttattaggGCCTTGGTGGGTTTCCATGGACCCTTCAAATTatttctaaaaaaacaaattggctGGTGTTGGACATTTTTGTCTTCCTTCCTTTGGAATTTCATGCATCTAGTTTTGGCAAAGAGAAGGGCAGATAGatcttttcatatattttattttgaagtctttgttttatttaggACGGCAAACAAATTCAATGGTTCATATCTTAATccagatataattttttttcttgacgAGTTTTGATTGGTTTTATTGCGTTTTCAGTGCTTATGTATGCtacttttgtcttctttttcagGAAACATTGATTTCACCTGCCGTCTTTTTACTCTAAATTATTCTAACAAAACTGATTAGCTAATAATTTTGTCCTCTTCATTAGTTAGTTGATAGCCGTATCACTTATCAAATGTTGAAAGTTCTGATCACtgtgaaaatattttaagGAAATACAGGTAAATACCACTATTATTGTagtaaaattatcaaaaaaacattatttaTGTAGCAAATTAACAATATTGACAGCATCTACAGACTATTTATAATTGTCATATCAAGATTATAGGAGGTTATTTGCTATTGAAATAATAACACATTATCGATAACATATTAAGACCATTGTCACTCCAGGAGCCTAGCCTAGGCAAAAGGCCCCCTAGGACTCAGAAGCCATTTCCAACGCAGCAATCTAGCTTGGGCAGATGGTGGGctccatcaaatttaaaatgaaaccTAACATGTGCTGTATTATAATTTGAATGAATTATTTATAGCATCATATGTCATGTACGTACCACACAATAAGTGAGTCACGGAGTTGTTGAGATATTGAATGATACAAAATGCAGATAAGTCAGTCATTGTCTAGCTGTTGAAATATTGAATGGGACGAGAGGCTGTTGAAGCTAGCTAATTaagataaatttttattttctattcacTTCGTTGGATTATTTGCAAGAGAATTGCTGGGAAGAACAATCAGATGCTGTATCTCATAGAGAAAAACCCCAAGTACCATCCAAAACGTGTGAGATCAATTAAttgtctcctttttttttaatgagaaaTTATTGTATGTTCCGAATACAccataatatattcaaaacaTGCAAAAATTACTCCTTGATTTGAATGCAAGAGCATAGAATTATGATGAAAGATTTTGGATTCCATGCAAGATGCAAGTGAACATGAATAATTTAGGATAAAAATAGAAGGAATAATTTAGgataaaaattgaagtagTACCGACAAATTTTCTAGCatggaattttcttttccttttttttgacTCTTTTATATGTTGGGAGCCAActacaacaaacaaacaacattTTAGGTATTGAAAAAATCCAACGTGGATGTTATTGATCTGGTGTAAGTCTCTTAAACACCGTCCttttaagtttaaaatttttgtcGTAACTGAATATTAtgcttttataatttttaaaaaatatgaagattGAACATTAATAAGATTAATACAAACTGAATACAAGTGTCATGTTCTCTACTTGTATGAATTTGGCCCATCAGCTACTTGTTATATGCTTTTTCTGAAGTCTTACTGGACCATTGAGCCATCAAAATAGAGGAAAGGATCATATAATTAGCATTAGAGGCGGAGACTCATGAAGGCATGTGGTCCCCCCAATCCCCGTGAATTACTTCTTAAGCAGCTGTTGCTGCAAAATCAGTTACAAAGCAAGGTGAATAATCCCTAAGATAAAGCAGTCAGCTTTTACCTTCTTGGCAACAGTCATTGCTGGAGTGGATGGAAGACTATAATCTAATACGGTTCCAAGAGCCCCTGAAGAAAAGCTACTAGCTCGTCCATTAATCATTATGGGCTTTGATGTTAACAAcataataattgtaattgtcAAAATGTTGGCGAAcctcaaactcaaaatgattgAATTACTTCTAAGAAAGAGAAGGTGTGCCGCTACCAATTTTTAATAGAAAGTTTGTCTGCTcattaaaattgaaagatcATTAGACGTCAACTTCAAGGCAATGttgatttataatttccttATGCATAATACTAAactatattttcaatttcctccaacATCTCCGTATTGTTTATAACATTTTCATCCCTATAACTTTGCACTTTAATCTGGATCATATGACTATCaatgcattaaaaaaattgtacaaGATATGATGAGagccaacaacaacaacagttAACACGATATGATGAGAAACTTAATTCGAAAAGCATGAGTTCATGCAGATATAATCTCTCTATCTCTATGTGGGGCCAAATCATTTCGTATTCATGTAAAACAGGTGTCATGCGCCTTAAACAATAATTTGATGATTGTTTAGGTGATAATAATTTGATGATTGTCACGATTTGAATAACTTTTTTATGTAGCTCTATTTCTCACAAGTTTTTTCTGCTAGTTGAGTCATTTTGTCTGTGTTTAATTTTGTACTTCACCTTTTGATCCAGAAGGGACAAAAAATAATGATCAAAGACAACAACAcaatattgtattttttttaatttt
Proteins encoded in this window:
- the LOC18766670 gene encoding probable carboxylesterase 12, giving the protein MSNEEIAHDFFNVIKVYKDGRVERLLGTSTVPPSTHPENGVQSKDVVISQEPAISARLYIPKSAATSSPQTKLPLLVYFHGGGFCIESSSSPTYHNYLNTLVSEANVVAVSVDYRLAPENPLPAAYDDSWAALKWVASHFDGNGSEDWLNRFADLRGVFFGGDSAGANIAHNMALKLGCEGLVGVKLIGIVLIHPYFWGTEPVGEELTIPAAKREYIAALWRFTCPLSIGSDDPLFNPGKDPKLGELGCEKVLVCVAEKDVFKDRGWHYSEVLKKSGWKGVVEVIEAKGEEHVFHLRNPSCENAVAMKKKIASFLN